A portion of the Stigmatella aurantiaca DW4/3-1 genome contains these proteins:
- a CDS encoding heparin lyase I family protein, which produces MSKKSLFLATALLAAPFTGCGPGALSEEDAPLPVDTQAEELTLQNCTALTPTAVTAIGDDGAGSVASNTQDDNLATRWSHLGPGSWIQYDLGSAKTLSGAAVAWHQGNTRTSPFSLSVSTDGSQFTSVYSGTSSGTTTAAETYRFAEKSARYLRIRVDGNSSSQWSSITEARVCGAQQAVPSPNVVWRGDFETGSISQWSHTQAVSADRLQIVNSPARQGSYAIKATVQQGDDPINSSGNRNELVYMSHEPVNSEFYYRWSTRFAANFPSAKTWQLFTQWHHEGCCGSPPVEFYVYGEEIRLSIGGNSPVIVWKTPLVRDTWHDFIFHVKWSPDASVGFVELYHNGQIVLPKRKIATMFSGSLNYLKVGLYRSDTVQPVGVVYHDGWMQARTLEAVLAEP; this is translated from the coding sequence ATGTCCAAGAAGTCCCTCTTCCTCGCCACCGCCCTGCTCGCCGCCCCGTTCACCGGGTGTGGGCCAGGCGCGCTCTCCGAGGAGGATGCCCCCCTGCCCGTGGACACCCAGGCGGAGGAACTCACCCTGCAGAACTGCACGGCCCTGACCCCCACCGCCGTGACCGCCATTGGCGATGATGGCGCTGGCAGCGTGGCCAGCAACACCCAGGACGATAACCTGGCGACGCGCTGGAGCCACCTCGGGCCCGGAAGCTGGATTCAATATGATCTCGGCTCCGCCAAGACCCTCTCTGGCGCCGCGGTGGCCTGGCACCAGGGCAACACGCGGACGAGCCCCTTCTCCCTCTCCGTCTCCACGGACGGGAGCCAGTTCACCTCTGTCTACAGCGGGACCAGCAGCGGCACCACCACCGCCGCCGAGACGTACCGCTTCGCGGAGAAGAGTGCCCGGTACCTGCGCATCCGCGTCGATGGCAACAGCAGCAGCCAGTGGTCCTCCATCACCGAGGCGCGTGTCTGCGGGGCGCAGCAAGCCGTACCGTCCCCCAACGTCGTCTGGAGAGGCGACTTCGAGACGGGAAGCATCTCCCAGTGGAGCCACACGCAGGCGGTGAGCGCGGACCGGCTCCAGATCGTCAACTCCCCTGCCCGCCAGGGTTCCTACGCCATCAAGGCCACCGTCCAGCAGGGCGATGACCCCATCAACTCGAGCGGCAACCGCAACGAACTCGTCTACATGTCCCACGAGCCGGTGAACTCCGAGTTCTATTACCGGTGGAGCACCCGGTTCGCGGCGAACTTCCCCAGCGCGAAGACCTGGCAGCTCTTCACCCAGTGGCACCACGAGGGCTGCTGCGGCTCGCCGCCCGTGGAGTTCTACGTCTATGGCGAGGAGATCCGCCTCTCGATTGGCGGCAACAGCCCGGTCATCGTCTGGAAGACGCCGCTGGTGCGGGACACGTGGCACGACTTCATCTTCCACGTGAAGTGGTCCCCGGATGCGAGCGTGGGCTTCGTGGAGCTGTACCACAACGGCCAGATCGTCCTGCCCAAGCGCAAGATCGCCACCATGTTCTCCGGCTC